A window of the Cicer arietinum cultivar CDC Frontier isolate Library 1 chromosome 6, Cicar.CDCFrontier_v2.0, whole genome shotgun sequence genome harbors these coding sequences:
- the LOC140920819 gene encoding uncharacterized protein, with the protein MGDENENEEEHHSRPQHRNHDRWRKLEIPVFSGEAAFGWVQKLERYFLIRDVTNEEKMQATMVAFDGRALSWYQWRERCNLSPTWESFKIVVVRRFQPSMIPNPYELLLSLKQEKSVDEYVEEFEKYVGALKVIDQDFVKGIFLNGLKEEIRVEVRLYELKTLTEVIQKAILIEQKNSVVTKRPYMGNTKFSGSYRNNNYSRVVTVEPQTATSSKREGSSVGSVNGGSIRSRGEYKKLTSDEMREKREKGLCFRCDEPFNKDHMCKNRQMRMLILAEGDDEVNDLEGEDEIETLNSLQLSMYSMTGLTTSKSWKVGGIIKDQPVVILIDCGASHNFIAKDSVDRLKLKVDDTPAYVVEVGDGHKVQNRGKCTQPQTILQQLEVIQDFYLFGLKGVDLVLGLDWLASLGEVKVDFGRMELTLMR; encoded by the coding sequence ATGGGAGACGAAAATGAGAACGAGGAAGAACACCACAGTCGCCCACAACACAGAAATCATGATAGGTGGAGAAAACTGGAAATTCCAGTTTTTTCTGGGGAAGCTGCCTTTGGATGGGTCCAGAAATTAGAGCGATATTTTCTTATCAGGGATGTCACTAATGAAGAAAAGATGCAGGCCACCATGGTTGCCTTTGACGGAAGAGCCCTCAGCTGGTACCAGTGGCGGGAACGCTGTAATTTGTCTCCCACTTGGGAAAGCTTCAAAATTGTTGTGGTAAGACGTTTTCAGCCTTCCATGATACCAAACCCTTATGAGTTGTTACTTTctttaaaacaagaaaaaagtGTTGATGAATATGTGGAGgaatttgaaaaatatgtgGGGGCTTTGAAAGTAATTGACCAAGATTTTGTCAAAGGCATATTTCTTAATGGATTAAAGGAAGAAATTAGGGTGGAAGTGAGGTTATATGAGCTGAAAACCTTAACTGAGGTAATTCAAAAGGCGATTCTCATTGAACAAAAGAATTCAGTAGTAACAAAGAGGCCCTATATGGGTAACACCAAATTTTCAGGGTCCTATAGAAACAACAATTATAGTAGAGTTGTCACTGTAGAACCACAGACAGCCACTAGTAGTAAAAGAGAAGGGTCCTCTGTAGGAAGTGTGAATGGGGGAAGTATAAGAAGTAGGGGGGAGTATAAGAAGTTGACTAGTGATGAAATGagggaaaaaagagaaaaagggtTATGTTTTAGGTGTGATGAACCCTTTAATAAAGATCATATGTGTAAAAATAGACAAATGAGAATGCTTATTTTAGCTGAAGGGGATGATGAGGTGAATGATTTAGAAGGAGAAGATGAGATAGAGACACTAAATTCCTTGCAATTATCAATGTACTCCATGACAGGACTCACAACTAGTAAATCATGGAAGGTAGGAGGAATAATAAAAGATCAACCTGTTGTGATATTGATAGATTGTGGGGCATCACACAATTTCATTGCAAAGGATTCAGTGGACAGGTTGAAACTGAAAGTAGACGACACTCCAGCCTATGTAGTAGAAGTGGGAGATGGCCATAAAGTTCAAAATAGAGGAAAATGTACCCAGCCTCAAACTATATTACAACAATTAGAAGTTATTCAAGACTTCTATTTGTTTGGATTAAAAGGAGTGGACCTAGTGTTGGGTTTAGACTGGTTAGCTAGTTTGGGAGAAGTAAAGGTTGACTTTGGCAGAATGGAGCTAACCCTTATGAGATGA
- the LOC101493346 gene encoding uncharacterized protein yields MIVLQHSEIISSFEKSIIQKVHRHSNRLHANLRGVVSKNAIDHIAAEFDRVKYVGVDKSECRCTIRRTHGLPCACEIARYSMIPRSIPLDVIHVWWTKLTFHDDGSGKPSELSVKHEIEVIVKKFDELDVPGKISLKGKLREIAYPSTTSMCPPVDKVKTKGAPKKGKSKISKRDKSTKRDPSCTVISNKVQQPRPSITKLTPRPSVNKVQQPRVLIFKEWLSVEIHKFIDDIIDVGEDGNCGYRAVAALLGMGENFWAFIRQECVIELQEFMSHYEIIYGGQIFVQQLIRNVYVEHVATLDNWMTLPEMGYVIASKFNLVFVALSLNQSETFFPLRSPPPTPISDHLELGFAFLKVDNPFRVRKTKHVIQTQPIKS; encoded by the exons ATGATTGTATTACAACACAGTGAGATAATATCATCATTTGAAAAGAGCATAATTCAGAAGGTCCATCGACATAGTAACAGATTGCATGCCAATTTGCGTGGTGTTGTGTCAAAAAATGCAATAGATCACATTGCGGCAGAGTTTGATCGCGTGAAGTATGTAGGTGTAGATAAGTCTGAATGTCGTTGCACAATTAGGAGAACACATGgtctaccttgtgcatgtgagaTAGCCAGGTATAGTATGATCCCCCGTTCTATTCCATTAGATGTAATTCATGTTTGGTGGACTAAATTAACTTTTCATGATGATGGATCGGGTAAACCTTCAGAATTATCTGTGAAACATGAAATAGAAGTGATAGTGAAAAAGTTTGATGAACTTGATGTACCTGGAAAAATTTCACTGAAAGGTAAATTACGTGAGATTGCGTATCCATCGACTACGTCGATGTGTCCACCTGTTGACAAGGTTAAAACAAAGGGTGCACCGAAAAAAGGCAAAAGTAAGATatcaaaaagagataaatcaacCAAGCGTGATCCATCTTG TACTGTAATTTCTAATAAAGTACAACAACCTCGACCATCAATAACAAAGCTCACACCTCGACCATCAGTCAACAAAGTTCAACAACCGAGAGTTCTTATCTTCAAGGAATGGTTGTCGGTTGAAATTCACAAATTCATAGATGACATTATTGACGTGGGCGAGGACGGTAATTGTGGATATCGTGCAGTTGCAGCTTTACTTGGAATGGGTGAGAACTTTTGGGCATTCATTCGTCAAGAGTGTGTGATAGAGCTTCAAGAATTCATGTCTCATTACGAGATAATATATGGTGGACAAATTTTTGTTCAACAACTTATACGCAATGTATATGTTGAACATGTTGCAACTTTGGATAATTGGATGACACTTCCAGAAATGGGATATGTGATTGCTTCGAAATTTAACTTGGTTTTCGTCGCATTATCACTTAACCAATCAGAAACATTTTTTCCACTTAGAAGTCCACCACCAACACCTATTTCAGATCATC TTGAGCTCGGGTTTGCATTTTTGAAGGTGGACAACCCATTTAGAGTTAGGAAAACTAAACATGTTATTCAGACTCAGCCCATTAAGAGTTAG
- the LOC101493013 gene encoding uncharacterized protein, with protein sequence MDQGEDNNDEMYEGLEPDFEDMNDCLQRDFDEMYDDFDAMNDAMNKGGEDVMVDLTDVFSTSMMFDTRDDLLKWARNLGKENRVVVVIFRSENATVRSRTKTKLILGCERSGKYRPWKNPKPTRSTWSRKCECPFRLRGTPSNVGDEWYLHVICGVHNHELAKKLTGHAFLGRLSQEEKIVLVDMTKNMIKPRNILMTINDHNVTSLTTIKQVYNARQAYHSSLRGNRTEMQHLLILMERDKYVYRYRKLEGSNELRDIFWTHPDSISLVNNFHIILILDSTYKTCRYQMLLLEIIGVTSIEMTFCVGFAYLQS encoded by the coding sequence ATGGACCAAGGGGAAGACAATAATGATGAAATGTATGAAGGTTTGGAACCTGATTTTGAGGATATGAATGACTGTTTGCAACGTGATTTCGATgaaatgtatgatgattttGATGCAATGAATGACGCTATGAACAAGGGAGGTGAAGATGTTATGGTTGATTTGACTGATGTATTTAGCACCAGCATGATGTTTGATACGCGAGATGATTTATTAAAATGGGCTAGAAATCTTGGAAAGGAAAATAGAGTTGTCGTTGTTATTTTTAGATCTGAAAATGCGACAGTACGATcaagaacaaagacaaaattaattcttggttgtgaaagaagCGGTAAATATAGACCTTGGAAGAATCCTAAACCGACGAGGAGTACTTGGAGTAGAAAATGTGAATGCCCTTTTAGATTGAGAGGTACACCATCAAATGTTGGTGATGAATGGTATCTGCATGTAATATGCGGTGTCCATAACCACGAATTAGCCAAAAAACTGACTGGTCATGCTTTCTTAGGCCGATTGTCTCAAGAAGAGAAAATTGTACTTGTTGATATGACGAAAAATATGATCAAACCAAGAAACATATTGATGACAATAAATGATCATAATGTTACAAGTTTGACGAcaataaaacaagtttacaatGCACGTCAAGCATATCATTCATCActtagaggtaatagaacagaaATGCAACATCTTTTGATATTGATGGAACGCGACAAATATGTCTATCGATATAGGAAGTTAGAGGGTTCAAATGAGTTGAGGGATATCTTTTGGACTCACCCAGACTCTATCagtcttgtaaataattttcacataatattgattttggatAGCACATACAAGACATGTAGGTATCAGATGCTATTACTTGAAATTATTGGTGTTACATCTATAGAAATGACATTTTGTGTGGGATTTGCGTATCTACAGTCTTAG